TGGTGTACTCGGGCACCAAGGGAGCCATAATCGCTTTCAGCAAGGGTTTGGCCCGCGAGATGGCCACGAAGGGCGTCACCGTCAACACCGTCTGCCCGGGTCCCACGAACACCGCGCTGCTCAAGAAGGTCGCGGCCGCCAGCCAAGGGCTGTACGACGCGCTTGCGCGCGCGATCCCGATGAAGCGCATCGGGACACCCGACGACATCGCGCCTGCCGTTGTCTTCTTCGCCGGCGACGGCGCGTCCTACATCACTGGCCAGACGTTGTCGGTGAGCGGCGGCCTGACGATGGTTTGATCGCCGACGGCCGGAGGACGGCGATAACTTATCGTCGGTTCCTCAGGACACGGGTGCCACCGGCCCACCGGTCATGAATTCCCTGCTGGTTCGGGCTGTTGCCGATCGTCGACGCGATTAGGGGGTAGGCGGTCAAGCCGAGTAGTACGCCGACAAATGGGAGAACAACCAACAATGTGAATGCGTTTCGGATGGCGGATTGTTTCATGGTGGGCATAGCCGCAACATCGGGGCCGCGCACCTGTAGCCCCATGACTTTCTTGCCCGGCGTCCAACCTCGGGTCGACTCGAACACAATGAAGTAGATGAACCCGGCCAGGCCGGACACTGCGATTATGGCATATAGGTTGCGCTCTGCGCCCAGTGGTATG
The Mycobacterium dioxanotrophicus DNA segment above includes these coding regions:
- a CDS encoding RDD family protein gives rise to the protein MTVDDSDPKDPRGIHSPGPSPADAQAAGLGSRLGARVIDNLIVLVLAVVIAIPLGAERNLYAIIAVSGLAGFIYFIVFESTRGWTPGKKVMGLQVRGPDVAAMPTMKQSAIRNAFTLLVVLPFVGVLLGLTAYPLIASTIGNSPNQQGIHDRWAGGTRVLRNRR